From the genome of Haemophilus parainfluenzae, one region includes:
- the trpD gene encoding anthranilate phosphoribosyltransferase, which produces MQTAQLLEQLYNGKTLNKEESAVIFNAIMQGELNNEQIAAMLIALKVRGATIDELSGAVSASLQNAKSFPRPDYPFADIVGTGGDGQNTINISTASAIVAASMGAKVAKHGNRSVSSKSGASDVLTALGVNVNVTPEQARQALDDIGVCFLFAQQYHSGFKHVAPVRAALKTRTLFNILGPLINPARPTYHLLGVYAPELVKTYAETAVALGHQHTFVVHGAGLDEVAVHGETQVAEIKNGKIDYFTLTPEDFGLKTQSLESLHGGEPQENAQYLTALLQGKGKAEHANAVAANVALLLKLFGHDDLKQNVQNVLAHLASDKAFETLQHLTKY; this is translated from the coding sequence ATGCAAACAGCTCAATTATTAGAACAACTTTACAACGGAAAAACACTTAACAAAGAAGAAAGTGCGGTCATTTTTAATGCCATTATGCAAGGCGAACTCAATAATGAACAAATCGCTGCCATGCTGATTGCGTTAAAAGTACGTGGTGCCACTATTGATGAATTAAGTGGTGCGGTATCTGCGTCTTTGCAAAATGCCAAATCATTCCCTCGCCCTGACTACCCTTTTGCGGATATCGTGGGAACAGGTGGTGATGGTCAAAACACGATTAATATCTCTACGGCGAGTGCCATTGTTGCAGCCTCTATGGGGGCCAAAGTAGCCAAACATGGTAATCGCAGTGTATCAAGCAAATCCGGTGCCAGTGATGTATTAACTGCTCTCGGGGTGAATGTCAACGTCACGCCAGAACAAGCTCGCCAAGCACTTGACGATATTGGGGTATGTTTCTTATTTGCTCAACAATATCACAGTGGGTTTAAACATGTTGCCCCAGTTCGTGCGGCATTAAAAACACGTACGCTTTTTAATATTTTAGGTCCATTAATCAATCCAGCTCGCCCAACTTATCATTTACTTGGCGTGTATGCCCCTGAATTAGTGAAAACCTATGCAGAAACTGCTGTCGCATTAGGTCATCAACATACTTTTGTAGTTCATGGCGCGGGTCTAGATGAAGTCGCTGTACACGGCGAAACCCAAGTCGCTGAAATTAAAAACGGCAAAATTGACTACTTCACTTTAACCCCAGAAGACTTTGGTTTAAAAACACAATCTTTAGAAAGTTTACATGGTGGCGAACCACAAGAAAATGCCCAATATCTGACCGCACTTTTACAAGGTAAAGGCAAAGCGGAACACGCTAATGCGGTAGCGGCGAATGTGGCATTATTGCTGAAGTTATTTGGTCATGATGACTTAAAACAAAATGTTCAAAATGTATTGGCTCATCTTGCATCAGACAAAGCGTTTGAGACATTACAACATTTGACTAAATATTAA
- a CDS encoding tautomerase family protein, with amino-acid sequence MITVYGLKETLTPRRKAIAKAIYDSLNLGLDIPHGKHTIRFECLDKEDFFYPEDRSENYIAIEINLMQGRLEGTKKRLIKMLFSELEYKIGIKSYDVEITIKEQPAHCWGFRGMTGDEARDLVYDLNV; translated from the coding sequence ATGATTACCGTATATGGATTAAAAGAAACTCTTACCCCACGTCGTAAAGCTATTGCTAAGGCCATTTATGACAGCCTTAATTTAGGCTTGGATATTCCGCATGGCAAGCATACAATTCGATTCGAGTGTTTGGATAAAGAAGATTTTTTCTATCCAGAAGATCGTAGCGAAAACTATATCGCAATCGAAATTAATCTTATGCAGGGACGTTTAGAAGGAACTAAAAAACGTTTGATCAAAATGCTATTTAGCGAATTGGAATACAAAATAGGTATTAAATCCTATGATGTGGAAATCACCATTAAGGAACAACCGGCTCATTGTTGGGGCTTCCGAGGTATGACTGGTGATGAAGCTCGAGACTTAGTCTATGATCTTAACGTATAA